The genomic DNA GCACCCGCCATGATCTCCCCTATCGTGAATCCGTTCAGTTTGAACCCGTTGCGGATAAAGTCCATATCCTGCACGTTCTGCATTTCCGTATTGGACGCGGGCGCTTTGAAATGCACCTGAATGGCGTAACTGTCGACGTTTTCCATATAGAGGAGATAATCCAGTTTTTCCACGCGGGTATTTTTCCATTCGGGAATTTCACCGTCCGCATACCAGCCCGTAAATTCGTTTTTATAGGTCAGTTTCACGTCCTCGGCAAGCCTGCCGCCGTTGGGCGTGACGAAAATACTTCTGTCAATGGTCAGAACGACGTCCTGCGTGTAATCGATGACCTGATCACTGTACGCCGCCTGCCAGGAAAACATCATAGAGGTCAGGTCCTGGTTATAGTGCACCATGACGACTACGTTCCGATCTTGGCCTTCGGAAGCGCCCGCCATGATCTGTTCGATCGTCTTTCCGTTGATGGAAACGCCTTTCAAAAGCCCCTCGTGCGCGGGCTGTACCTTCATTTTCAGAATATCCAGATCGTTTACGCCCAAAGCCGCAGTTCCGCCCGCCTGATGCCAGGAAATATCGCCGTTATAATGCGGCAGATATTTATAGGAGATCGGCTTGTCGAACGTGACCGTAAAGCACGGGTTGCCCGACTGCACGGTAAAAGCGCTGATCGTTTCTATTTTGACGGTCTCCCCGTTCAGTTCGGCTGTCACCGCCTCGTCCAGCCATTCGCCGATCGTCTGATTATAAAATTTGGAATAGCCGCTCACGATCTCGATCCCCACCCCCGATACAAAGGCGTCGCACACCTCGACGAAGTCGGCATTGTCCAAAGACCACACGGAGCGGTCCGCCGTAATATACAGCGCGCTCTTTTCCGCAACGATCGTGACGAGTTTTTGCTCTGCATTCCATTCGGCGATGGTTTTGGAATTGATCTTAACGCCCTCTTTTACCCAACCGAGATCTTCCGCGACGTTTATTTTACTATCGGTGATATCGGCGGAAAAATTTATCTCGAACGAAAAAGCTTTTTCCTCTTCGGTCAGCGCCCCGAACCCGACGACGGACAGCCCGTCCGCGACGATCTCCTGCGACCAGACGTCGCCTAAAACGAACATAGTATTTTCCGCGAGCGTCAGATCGGGAACGGGATTTACGCCGTCTTCACCGACGAATTGCAAGCCTTTTCTAAAGAGAATGCGCGTACCCGCGGGAAAATCTTTTGCGTTCGGCGTACCCGCATCGAACTGCCAGAGATTGAAACTGTGCGGCGCGATCTGATTGACGCGGATATCCGTTCCTTTAGCCGCGCCGTACTCGTTCATCGGCAAACCGTCTATGAAAATGAATTGGTTGAGGAAAGGCAGATCGTGGTTCAGCCCCGTCTGCGTGGTAAGTTCCGTGTCGAAATCCACGGCAAGCAAACTTTTCAATCCGTTGACCGCATGCTGATTGTCTACCGTAGCATATACGGGCGTGGCGACGCTCTTCCATTCTTTCACTTCGGCGTCATAGGCAAAGGATACGTCCTTCGTCACCGCGGCGTTTGTGTATCCGCTCCGAAAACCCGCGCGCACGGTGAGCACGTTGCCGTCTGCGGCAGTCCGCACGGTCGCGCTGCCCGCCTCGGTCACGATCGTCTGTTTCAGATAGTCCGCGTTATAAGCGATGCGGTTGTCTAAATACAAGCGGATGCCCTGACGATCTTCGTCCATATGTACAGCAAAATAAGGTTCGGGAAGGTCCGTGACCGTCGCGGACATCTCCGCGAACGCATTGCGGAGCGTCTTTCCGTTCAACTTGATATAATCGTTGACGAAATCCCCGAGTTTATCCTGTAACTCCGCCGTCTCCTCTACGGAGGCGGCGCCGACGGGAGTTAAAAAGCCCGCGCCCAGCGCTTTCAAGCGCGCGTTCACGTAATTATACATTTTATCGCCCAGCGATCGGTTGAAACGTATGCCGATCTCGGCGGTGTGACCGCTTTCCCCCTGCGGCGTTCCGTCCATATTGTCGCTGTAAACGATCGGCGAAACCGAAACAACTTGCAGCGGCGCCGGTTCTGTTTCGGCGGCAAACGCGCAGACCGTGCTTGCAACCGTAACGGCGGCAAGAATGCACAGCAATAACGCTTTGAGTTTTCTCATACATTCTCCTCTTTTCATTTTTTTATCACAGTACGGCTCCTCGCCGCTGTAACCGAAACCTTTTCACAACTCGTGTTGTGATTCATAGTAAAAAATATTGCAACACGAGTTGCAAACCGATTGAAAAAATAAAAACCTCAGCGGTCCGTTCTAAAAAACTATACTTTTACCAACATAGAAAAAAGGTCTGCAATTTGCATTGCAGACCTTGTAAAAAGCACTTTTTCAGCCGATTAGTAAAAGTATAGTTTTATTATATCACAAAATAAATGATTGTCAAGATGGAATTTAAAAATTTTTCAAAAAACGATTTTTGTGATATAATAGATAAAAAAACGGAGGCAGAACATGAAACGAGAATGGATGATAGATGCTTGCAGCGGAAAATGTATTGACGTGACGGAGGAGCAGCGCATAACCGTCGTCGACCTCGAGGGAGGACAGGTCGTTGATTTTTTTGCCGTATCGGCAAAAGATACGAGCGAATTTTTATCGACGGGCGTCACGATCGACTGCAACGAGTCGCTGCGCCTTCACGTCGGGGATCTCGTTTATTCCAATCTCTATCGCCCCATGTTTCAGATCCTCTCCGACGACGTCGGGGAACACGATCTTTTACACCCCTGCTGCCGCAAAGAAATGTACGATTTCTTTTATCAAAACGGAAACGGGCATCCGAACTGTCTGGATAACATAAACCGCGCTTTGAACGAACGCCGCACGATCGTTCATCCGCTGAATTTATTCATGCACACAAAAATCAACGGCGACGGTTCGATAACCGTTGCGCGTCCCCTTTCCAAACCAGGCGATACAATCGTTTTAAAGGCGCGGATGAACTTGCGTCTGGGCGTAGCCGCGTGCAGCGTGTCCGAAAGCGACTGCAACGGCGGAAAATGCACGCCCGTAAAAATCATCGTAGAAGATTGAAATAAAAAACCGCGGCGCACGATTCGTGCGCCGCGGCATTTTTTATGCAAGTTACATCGGAATGTAGGAAACGGATGCGCTGATCGTCATCATGATGAAGATGGAACAGCAAACGATCGCCCCTACCCAGACGCTGCCCGTAAGTTTATAGAAGATACGGTTGAAGATGGGCAGTATGAACATCATGACGACAAGGCTGAACACCATATTCACATATAGCCAGACCTCTGTGCCGTTGCCCCAGTAGCCGTAGAACGGCGCGCCCGTCATGAAGAAACAGACATAGTTGATGACCAGGATAAACGCAAGCCCGATGCTGTTCGCGAGCGCGCCCACTAGCAGGACTTTCCACTCCTTCCAGCCTTCGCGTCCGATGCTTCCGTTGACGCGGATCGCGTTGGAAACATAGAAGAGCAGGATCAGCGGGATATATTCGAGCGCCGTCACGAACATACGCGCGTTGAGCGGCGCGGCGGAGATCAGCATAAAGCGGAAATCCTGATGGAAGATCCAGTAGCACAACTGTACGAGGAAATAGAACGAGCAGAACAAAATGACGCACAAGAGAAGCATTTTCAACACGTTGAACAATACGCCGTGCCATTTTTCGCCGTGGATCTTGACGGGTTCGAGTTTCGCCCAATCGTAGACGGGCGTCGTTCCTTTCGCTTTGGCGCGGAGTTTCTCGTACAGATTTTCGACCAACGTCGTACCGTAATACAGCACAAGCCCGATCGCACCGTTGATGACCGCCCACAAGAGGATCGCGTTGATCATGCGCGCGGGGAATACGTAGGTAAACACGCTCGAAGAATTACCCGTGGGGAAGATCTCGATGGACAAATTCGCAAGCGGGATATAGTCGAGGCAGGCGATGATCGCCGTTAAGATCATCGTCGTCCAGAATACGACCTTATGTGCGAAAGTCTTCGGTTTCTGCACGGCGGCGACTGCCGCATCGGGCGGCGCGTCGGTCGGTTTTTCCGCACCGATTTCAGAGGCGTCGGCGACGGCTTCCCCTGCCGCGATCTCCGCGGTGCAGGCATCGGCAGCGGGGCCTTCCGCGACGCACGCCTTCGCTTTTTTGCCGTTCTTGATGGTCGCAAAGAAAGGAACGCCCATCAGCACCGCGCACAGCGCGATGACGAACGTAAACGCCGCCGCGAGCGCGAGCCCGTTGGACACCTCTTTTCCGAACCAGATCTGGCTGTAAGGATCGGTGCCCGATTCCATGCCGAGCGTTTCGTCGAAGAAAGAAAGCGTGTTTGCGATACTCGTCTTGTCGTACATCTCAAAGCAATGATTGATCTTCTCGCGATGAATGATGCGGTAAGTGCCCGCAGACATATCGCCGTAACCGTAATCGAGCGCAACTTCCTTGTAATCGTTCTTTGTGCCGCCCACTTCGTTGATAAAGCGGAGCATGATGACTTCCAGCGCGGAGGAATCCGTCTGGTAACGGAAACTTCCCTCGTCGTAATAGGCGTAAGAAAGCGCCGCGTTGCAGTTCAGATTTTTATACTTGTTTGCGGACGAGGCCTTGATATAGCCGGAAATGTACACAGATTTGATGATGCTTTCGCTGTAACTGTCGCCCGCGAAATCCGCCGCCAGCGTGCAGACGTTGCCGCCGCCCGCCGAATGGCCGACCGCGCCGAAACGCGACTTATCGCAGAACTTGAAATCGTCGGTGTTATTGTAGACGTACTGCACGAGATATTCCACGCCGTTCGCACCAGCCGTGGAAGTTTCCG from Candidatus Borkfalkia ceftriaxoniphila includes the following:
- a CDS encoding DUF1989 domain-containing protein encodes the protein MKREWMIDACSGKCIDVTEEQRITVVDLEGGQVVDFFAVSAKDTSEFLSTGVTIDCNESLRLHVGDLVYSNLYRPMFQILSDDVGEHDLLHPCCRKEMYDFFYQNGNGHPNCLDNINRALNERRTIVHPLNLFMHTKINGDGSITVARPLSKPGDTIVLKARMNLRLGVAACSVSESDCNGGKCTPVKIIVED
- a CDS encoding alpha/beta hydrolase family protein; protein product: MYLKKKLMKAASICSYVCSAIWFVAAASAFALSDYTYWLFLIFALLSLYGGFAVTSIREKMTGVILEKKQNTLYLICWILSIVALPSFILNAIAYFRKTEDELVVIRQNVAQKEEPAPEREPEKKKPFYKTKCFVTMCVAFLLVFVCSFSAMIFETSGFSVKVSDFTLTKEMTETYNEGKIHGKAYTMENDTTYSVTMYVPSNATEENPAATVFVVPGFTRTKATMAQYCIELSRRGAVVFSLDPGGQGGTTETSTAGANGVEYLVQYVYNNTDDFKFCDKSRFGAVGHSAGGGNVCTLAADFAGDSYSESIIKSVYISGYIKASSANKYKNLNCNAALSYAYYDEGSFRYQTDSSALEVIMLRFINEVGGTKNDYKEVALDYGYGDMSAGTYRIIHREKINHCFEMYDKTSIANTLSFFDETLGMESGTDPYSQIWFGKEVSNGLALAAAFTFVIALCAVLMGVPFFATIKNGKKAKACVAEGPAADACTAEIAAGEAVADASEIGAEKPTDAPPDAAVAAVQKPKTFAHKVVFWTTMILTAIIACLDYIPLANLSIEIFPTGNSSSVFTYVFPARMINAILLWAVINGAIGLVLYYGTTLVENLYEKLRAKAKGTTPVYDWAKLEPVKIHGEKWHGVLFNVLKMLLLCVILFCSFYFLVQLCYWIFHQDFRFMLISAAPLNARMFVTALEYIPLILLFYVSNAIRVNGSIGREGWKEWKVLLVGALANSIGLAFILVINYVCFFMTGAPFYGYWGNGTEVWLYVNMVFSLVVMMFILPIFNRIFYKLTGSVWVGAIVCCSIFIMMTISASVSYIPM